One Methylobacterium sp. AMS5 genomic region harbors:
- a CDS encoding 2,3-bisphosphoglycerate-dependent phosphoglycerate mutase, with product MERLLVLARHGQSEWNLKKLFTGWRDPELTELGILEARRAGRWLKSQGTQFDVAFTSNLRRAQNTCSLILEEMGQAGLETIRNEALNERDYGDLSGLNKDDARERWGDAQVHEWRRSYDVPPPGGESLKDTAARVLPYYIETILPRVMSGERVLVAAHGNSLRALVMVLDGMTTKTIASLEIATGIPLVYRLKADTTVESKTVLDKDIDQDD from the coding sequence ATGGAGCGCCTGCTCGTCCTCGCTCGGCATGGCCAGAGCGAATGGAACCTGAAGAAGCTGTTCACCGGCTGGCGCGACCCGGAGCTGACGGAGCTCGGGATCCTCGAGGCGCGCCGGGCCGGGCGCTGGCTCAAGAGCCAGGGCACGCAGTTCGACGTGGCCTTTACCTCGAACCTGCGGCGCGCCCAGAACACCTGCTCGCTGATCCTCGAGGAGATGGGTCAGGCTGGCCTGGAGACGATCCGCAACGAAGCGCTGAACGAGCGCGACTACGGTGACCTCTCCGGCCTCAACAAGGACGATGCCCGCGAGCGCTGGGGCGACGCACAGGTCCACGAGTGGCGTCGCTCCTACGATGTGCCCCCGCCCGGCGGCGAGAGCCTCAAGGACACCGCCGCGCGGGTGCTGCCCTACTACATCGAGACGATCCTGCCGCGCGTCATGTCGGGCGAGCGGGTGCTGGTCGCGGCCCACGGCAACTCGCTGCGGGCGCTGGTGATGGTGCTCGACGGCATGACCACCAAGACCATCGCCAGCCTCGAGATCGCCACCGGCATCCCCCTGGTCTACCGGCTCAAGGCCGACACCACGGTCGAGTCGAAGACGGTCCTCGACAAGGACATCGATCAGGACGATTGA